In Phreatobacter stygius, a genomic segment contains:
- a CDS encoding LLM class flavin-dependent oxidoreductase: protein MAPHLELGLDTFGDVTSGADGRLLPHAQVIRNVIEEAVLADRLGVDFFGVGEHHRADFAISAPEVVLAAIAGRTSRIRLGSAVTVLSSDDPIRVFQRFATLDAAASGRAEVILGRGSFTESFPLFGYALDQYETLFEEKLDLFAALISQETVTWQGTTRPALTNQRVFPPVEAGTLKTWIGVGGSPESVIRAARYGLPLMLAIIGGDPKRFKPYVDLYHRALNQLDTPVQPIGVHSPGYVADTDDQARTELWPSYKQMRDRIGAERGWPPMGQGEFDQEADQGSLYVGSPETVARKIAATAKALGIGRFQLKYSAGPLPHDKLMRSIELYGSKVMPLVRDMLA from the coding sequence ATGGCACCGCATCTCGAACTCGGGCTGGACACTTTCGGCGACGTCACCAGCGGCGCCGATGGCCGCCTCCTGCCGCATGCCCAGGTCATCCGCAACGTCATTGAGGAAGCCGTGCTTGCCGATCGGCTGGGCGTCGACTTTTTCGGCGTCGGCGAGCATCACCGCGCCGACTTCGCCATTTCAGCGCCCGAGGTCGTGCTGGCCGCGATCGCCGGACGCACCAGCCGGATCCGTCTCGGCTCGGCCGTGACCGTGCTCAGTTCCGATGACCCGATCCGGGTCTTTCAGCGCTTCGCGACGCTCGACGCGGCGGCGAGCGGCCGGGCCGAGGTCATTCTCGGGCGCGGTTCGTTCACCGAGTCCTTTCCCCTGTTCGGCTACGCGCTCGACCAATACGAGACGCTGTTCGAGGAAAAGCTCGACCTGTTCGCGGCGCTGATCAGCCAGGAGACCGTCACCTGGCAGGGCACCACTCGGCCCGCGCTGACCAACCAGCGGGTTTTCCCACCCGTTGAGGCCGGAACACTGAAAACCTGGATCGGCGTCGGCGGCAGTCCGGAATCGGTCATTCGCGCCGCCCGCTACGGCCTGCCTTTGATGCTTGCGATCATTGGCGGCGACCCCAAGCGGTTCAAACCCTATGTCGATCTCTACCACCGCGCGCTCAATCAACTCGACACGCCGGTCCAGCCGATCGGCGTCCATTCGCCGGGTTATGTCGCCGACACCGACGACCAGGCCCGCACCGAACTCTGGCCGAGCTACAAGCAGATGCGCGACCGGATCGGCGCCGAGCGCGGCTGGCCGCCGATGGGCCAGGGCGAATTCGACCAGGAGGCCGATCAGGGGTCACTTTATGTCGGCTCGCCCGAGACCGTCGCGCGCAAGATCGCCGCCACCGCCAAGGCGCTCGGCATTGGGCGTTTCCAGCTCAAATACAGCGCCGGCCCGCTGCCGCATGACAAACTCATGCGCAGCATCGAGCTCTATGGCAGCAAGGTGATGCCGCTGGTGCGCGACATGCTCGCTTGA
- a CDS encoding aspartate/glutamate racemase family protein, translating into MPQQGVIGLIGGMSWESSAEYYRIINQAVRERLGGLRSARCLMWSFDFGEIEALQHAGRWDDAAALMIDAAQRLERGGADFFLICTNTMHRMADEVAAAVGIPLLHIADPTAERIKARGITRVGLLGTAFTMEQAFYKGRLTERFGLDVLVPDVEDRAVVHRIIYEELVQGRVEPASRAAYKAVIARLIGRGAEAVILGCTEIMLLVKPEDSAVPLFDTTGIHAEAAVERALASPPA; encoded by the coding sequence GTGCCGCAACAAGGCGTCATCGGACTGATCGGCGGCATGAGCTGGGAAAGCTCGGCCGAATATTACCGCATCATCAATCAGGCGGTGCGCGAGCGGCTGGGCGGGCTCAGGTCGGCGCGCTGCCTGATGTGGTCGTTCGATTTCGGTGAGATCGAGGCGCTGCAGCATGCCGGCCGCTGGGACGATGCGGCGGCGCTGATGATCGACGCCGCGCAACGGCTGGAGCGCGGCGGCGCCGACTTTTTCCTGATCTGCACCAATACCATGCACCGGATGGCCGATGAGGTCGCGGCCGCCGTCGGCATACCGCTTCTGCATATTGCCGATCCGACCGCCGAGCGGATCAAGGCGCGTGGCATCACGCGGGTCGGCCTGCTCGGCACGGCCTTCACCATGGAACAGGCGTTCTACAAGGGCCGCCTCACGGAGCGCTTCGGCCTCGACGTGCTGGTGCCCGACGTGGAGGACCGGGCCGTCGTCCACCGGATCATCTACGAGGAACTGGTGCAGGGCAGGGTCGAGCCGGCCTCGCGCGCCGCTTACAAGGCGGTGATCGCGCGGCTGATCGGCCGCGGCGCCGAGGCGGTGATCCTCGGCTGCACCGAAATCATGCTGCTGGTGAAACCGGAAGACAGTGCCGTGCCGCTGTTCGACACCACCGGCATCCATGCCGAAGCGGCGGTCGAGCGTGCCCTGGCAAGCCCGCCCGCCTAA
- the flhB gene encoding flagellar biosynthesis protein FlhB has product MAEGDDDKDQKTQDPTQKKLDDALQKGDVAKSQDLVSWFMLFAATLMVAVTAIGSAGNLANPLKNLMANADLVTVDRAGLMRLLITMALAVATAIGLPLVGLFLAGIAGNVIQHRLVLSGESLKPKFSKISPMAGFKRIFGKEAFVNFLKGLAKITIVGSVMFAVLWPERQMIDALVRMDVEALLPHTLRIVLSVLYAVVAILAVLAAGDYFYQYRSWYQRQRMTFQELKDEFKQSDGNPEIKGKLRQIRRERSRKRMMANVPKATVVITNPTHFAVALRYETGMAAPVCVAKGADLIALKIRELATTHDVPIVENPPLARALHATIEIDQEVPEEHYKAVAEVIGYVMRLKGMLR; this is encoded by the coding sequence GTGGCTGAGGGCGACGACGACAAGGACCAGAAAACACAGGATCCGACCCAGAAGAAGCTCGACGACGCCCTGCAGAAGGGCGACGTGGCGAAGAGCCAGGATCTGGTCTCCTGGTTCATGCTGTTCGCGGCCACCCTGATGGTCGCCGTCACCGCCATCGGCTCTGCCGGCAATCTCGCCAATCCCCTGAAGAACCTGATGGCCAATGCCGACCTGGTCACGGTCGACCGGGCCGGGCTGATGCGCCTGCTCATCACCATGGCGCTGGCGGTGGCCACCGCCATTGGCCTGCCGCTCGTCGGCCTGTTCCTCGCCGGCATCGCCGGCAATGTGATCCAGCACCGGCTGGTGTTGTCGGGCGAGAGCCTGAAGCCGAAATTTTCCAAGATCTCGCCGATGGCCGGCTTCAAGCGGATCTTCGGCAAGGAGGCCTTCGTCAATTTCCTCAAGGGCCTCGCCAAGATCACCATTGTCGGCTCGGTCATGTTCGCCGTGCTGTGGCCCGAGCGCCAGATGATCGACGCGCTGGTGCGGATGGATGTCGAGGCGCTGCTGCCGCATACGCTGAGGATCGTGCTGAGCGTGCTCTATGCCGTGGTGGCGATCCTGGCGGTGCTGGCGGCGGGCGATTATTTCTACCAGTACCGCAGCTGGTACCAGCGCCAGCGCATGACCTTCCAGGAGCTGAAGGACGAGTTCAAGCAGTCCGACGGCAATCCCGAGATCAAGGGCAAGCTCCGGCAGATCCGCCGCGAGCGCTCGCGCAAGCGCATGATGGCCAATGTGCCGAAGGCGACGGTCGTGATCACCAACCCGACCCACTTCGCCGTGGCGCTGCGCTACGAGACCGGCATGGCGGCACCGGTCTGCGTCGCCAAGGGCGCCGACCTGATCGCCTTGAAGATCCGCGAACTGGCGACGACCCACGACGTGCCCATCGTCGAAAACCCGCCGCTGGCGCGCGCCCTGCACGCCACAATCGAGATCGACCAGGAGGTGCCGGAAGAGCACTACAAGGCGGTCGCCGAGGTGATCGGCTACGTCATGCGGCTGAAGGGCATGCTGCGCTGA